From one Bos javanicus breed banteng chromosome 15, ARS-OSU_banteng_1.0, whole genome shotgun sequence genomic stretch:
- the EXPH5 gene encoding exophilin-5 isoform X1 → MQNFYNFHLDPVELQTSRSKNIFSQRNPTSIPSRLSFRSSFASLFSFRKSRKETSKLQSLGQTGCDGHTPSVSVRGTALQAKIYSSPPESQPTDSATVPKPASMREGSTVPPWDGSLLEDEFFQVLDDLDSKLAQEQSPSSVNTRTPLNIGSRTQFSRFYSSGSKYNNITGRHKNCYNETSNMSIYDVLRPGTPREGFQTFSPRTRTIYNMYRTREPRVLKEDYVQKNTFGSTSLCFDSRQRLASSATGYFKARSLYFPATTQNKTGFISPSHQQSPKRTPLSSIIWNRSDSSRERQNWEEFLEAPSPMEIDPADQYMYPRCFQANRRCEFYHSQSVYQSFGLNAPVDNAMSPDPLENSENMPFYHEDNLFTRSFFSNTFGRSRGQRFEQNPFWGQQKEHSDFHQSRKPFTSSDRDFEMISAEVNSALAVHGHSVPSQHWGSFSSSYRTNISRNQQIPDSWQFDSQTSALESMEVSQGNGNQSTHFSPENVCSMTDASYHMKSGGLECSPMEVHVNKEPYSFGVAQTRASPFKSTFLHIPDDRGNPQSPNFQIPTVTLQKIKPASLPNRNYTEVTVTNNVSVDSPPLTESQANILVTGVNNEKDLKASVLEKDKKINKIDQTNMAGEIPQLVSQTVISNPLPDVQNSLSQDSDKNNRFVFNASTTISSKMLPGVISRRDTSKIHKANELKNGKNYTGNRKLDSTTSLPFIQESRTTSLFLSPRQVCHQELTVSNEDSSSIIKKNHGSSEHTDNQYSQSPEKPACLDTRGEQSITTCSSSCSKSDADHNLPRNSLDLSSGALPDSSPSNDSCLDAPVIPSTTVFWKCPSNKDPSLGEREDIDYKNQNSQFSLSYLENQKSNDNHTPVRNEEVNVVKCQSHPLFKGRKGKGKIRERISYIEKLSKTESRSVPTTDNSSLTEGTQSNSNSPELHTIYCTLPRKSAVFLIDNREPESTIMPSLFRNEPVALQIKNDVEDPVGKNTSKKFSPSSCESESKCSKVVSDSVSVALEATEGMTNMTNVGSTSVRKGPLPVLIKRAVSCPSEVLYASTGRDERDKCLVSNTDASPVTLRPWERLINPLGSDSSVCECSLSKKHHQEEYLQEYTEKNDKISASKTGIFSHPNEYPLPFSSDMSGQESGKTLHKFKTTSMFSVSGDEDNVKCLEVVSIYYTLPRKHSKKFCDLLQKYTQNIDSLTESIKAGTKTSPNALEKDQLNCPAQDQSGTPLSKDTSAQETSHPSHITENMTVLQLPSVESSESALQEMASIETDVSLHKREPKTGEISPYNLATTPPSNSQSRKKKEKKLQSETVFTSPMLQEKKVTREKSENCPQSIKSDDSGFSNLPAHSEENVENSHIIRSSGEHTGSDTAITTTGSLQKDISGVVTEESSNGLQPREVRGEIRTDFPKDSEKTLSDSESQVFALTPALSKLQLDEETCSSEPDLDSSQSEPRELPERRQEVNMTESKAKDEMQKLAWNQGSLPEGGNKSKKGLADLEKGKSRSSVKHRLAAMSKGSRKFPAKDLYPRRHVATIFPQSRNSSGFSSLSLDTTECNSPSLEPTLKSTETTDECRLSNDGINVETSENPLQLTAVSNREASTPLSNQKSNNISQLHQNEFKNISESQPKCENSEDVTVAQILERESGALAQSTLISPREADVPDHQRRSKPPFQLEPVEKSTVCIPLTSCQQGQSSASSLECERQLHPYRSESLKSVNVHGDILRISHPPKVRERHFSESTSIDDVLSRLTLRNEFCNNSGYSRRFKSFSELPSCGENESWALNNSRTKMGPRSATSISRPIDYGIFGKEQQLAFLENVKRSLTQGRLWKPSFLKNPGFLKDDVINPANPTESLTSNSPSNQRPEDGLSLSAPLNIYEEDPVDSDCDTDTTTDDEYYLDENDKESEL, encoded by the exons caggcaaaaatatacagttcaCCTCCGGAAAGCCAACCCACTGACAGTGCAACTGTCCCCAAGCCAGCAAGCATGAGGGAGGGAAGTACTGTCCCTCCGTGGGATGGTTCACTGCTAGAGGATGAGTTCTTCCAAG TTTTAGATGATTTGGATAGCAAACTGGCTCAGGAACAATCTCCAAGCTCAGTGAATACCAGAACACCTCTCAACATTGGATCAAGAACACAGTTCAGTCGTTTTTACTCCAGTGGGAGCAAATACAATAATATTACAGGAAGGCACAAAAATTGCTATAATGAAACTTCTAATATGTCTATCTATGATGTCTTAAGACCAGGAACCCCTAGGGAAGGTTTTCAAACCTTTTCTCCTAGAACAAGGACAATCTACAATATGTATAGGACAAGGGAACCCAGAGTCTTAAAAGAAGATTATGTGCAAAAGAATACTTTTGGTAGTACTTCTCTGTGTTTTGACAGCAGGCAACGATTAGCCTCATCAGCTACAGGGTATTTCAAAGCAAGAAGCTTATATTTTCCAGCCACAACTCAGAATAAGACTGGGTTTATATCACCAAGCCACCAACAGAGCCCAAAGAGAACTCCTTTATCATCTATCATATGGAATAGATCAGATTCTTCTAGAGAAAGGCAGAACTGGGAAGAGTTCCTGGAGGCACCGTCACCAATGGAGATTGACCCTGCTGACCAGTATATGTATCCCAGGTGCTTCCAGGCGaataggagatgtgagttttaCCATTCACAGAGTGTTTACCAAAGTTTTGGTTTAAATGCTCCTGTAGATAATGCAATGAGTCCTGACCCACTTGAGAACTCAGAAAATATGCCATTCTACCATGAAGATAACCTATTTACTAGGTCTTTCTTTAGCAATACCTTTGGACGGAGCAGGGGACAGAGATTTGAACAAAATCCTTTCTGGGGCCAACAGAAAGAACACTCTGACTTTCATCAAAGCAGGAAACCATTTACTTCTTCTGACAGAGACTTTGAAATGATCTCCGCTGAAGTAAACAGTGCACTAGCTGTTCATGGCCATAGTGTTCCTTCTCAACACTGGGGGTCATTTTCTTCTAGTTATAGAACAAATATTTCCAGAAACCAACAGATACCAGATTCCTGGCAGTTTGATTCTCAGACATCCGCACTGGAGAGCATGGAAGTGTCACAAGGTAATGGGAACCAGTCTACTCATTTCAGCCCAGAAAATGTTTGTTCCATGACTGATGCAAGCTATCACATGAAATCTGGTGGGTTAGAATGTTCTCCTATGGAAGTACATGTAAACAAAGAACCTTACTCATTTGGAGTTGCTCAAACTCGAGCGTCCCCATTCAAAAGTACCTTCCTGCACATTCCTGATGACAGAGGGAATCCTCAGAGCCCTAACTTTCAGATTCCCACAGTCACTTTGCAGAAGATTAAGCCGGCCTCTCTTCCAAACAGAAACTATACAGAAGTCACTGTGACCAACAATGTCTCAGTTGATTCTCCACCTCTGACTGAAAGCCAAGCCAATATCTTGGTCACAGGAGTAAATAATGAGAAAGACTTGAAGGCATCTGTtttggaaaaagacaaaaaaataaacaagatagaCCAGACAAACATGGCAGGTGAAATACCCCAACTTGTTTCACAGACAGTAATTTCTAACCCTTTACCTGATGTTCAGAATTCCCTTTCCCAGGACTCAGACAAGAAcaacagatttgtttttaatgcatCTACCACAATAAGTTCAAAAATGTTGCCTGGAGTCATTTCCAGGAGAGATACCTCCAAAATTCATAAAGCCAATGAACTAAAAAATGGTAAGAATTATACTGGGAACAGAAAACTTGACTCAACAACTTCCCTTCCTTTCATTCAGGAAAGCAGAACAACATCACTTTTTCTCAGCCCACGTCAAGTTTGTCACCAGGAATTAACAGTAAGTAATGAAGATAGTTCAAGCATTATTAAAAAGAACCACGGGAGTTCTGAACATACTGATAATCAATACTCACAGTCTCCAGAAAAGCCTGCTTGTTTAGATACCAGGGGAGAACAAAGTATCACGACTTGTTCTAGCAGCTGTAGCAAGTCAGATGCTGATCACAACCTGCCTCGTAATTCTTTAGATCTGTCTTCAGGGGCACTACCAGATTCCTCACCATCAAATGATTCTTGCCTTGATGCTCCAGTAATTCCTTCTACCACAGTGTTCTGGAAGTGTCCTTCAAACAAAGACCCATCTctgggagaaagagaagacatTGATTACAAGAACCAAAATAGTCAATTTTCCCTAAGCTACTTAGAAAACCAAAAGAGTAATGATAATCACACACCTGTACGTAATGAAGAGGTTAATGTTGTCAAATGCCAGTCACACCCTCTTTTCAAGGGtcgaaagggaaaaggaaaaataagagaacGCATATCCTACATcgaaaaattaagcaaaacagAGAGTAGATCAGTGCCTACAACTGACAACAGCAGTCTCACTGAGGGAACTCAAAGCAATTCCAATTCTCCTGAGCTTCATACAATTTACTGTACTTTACCAAGAAAATCAGCTGTTTTTCTCATCGATAACAGGGAGCCTGAAAGTACGATAATGCCTTCTTTGTTCAGGAACGAGCCAGTTGCATTACAAATCAAAAATGATGTGGAAGATCCAGTAGGAAAGAACACATCAAAAAAATTCAGTCCTAGTTCTTGTGAATCAGAGAGCAAATGTTCCAAAGTAGTTTCAGACTCAGTCTCAGTAGCACTTGAAGCCACAGAAGGGATGACAAATATGACAAACGTTGGATCTACTTCTGTTAGAAAAGGGCCACTTCCAGTCCTCATCAAGAGGGCTGTGTCATGTCCTTCAGAAGTGCTTTATGCCTCAACTGGAAGAGATGAAAGAGATAAATGCTTGGTATCCAATACAGATGCTTCTCCTGTAACACTGAGGCCTTGGGAGAGACTCATTAACCCTCTGGGAAGTGACTCATCTGTTTGTGAGTGTTCTTTAAGCAAGAAACACCACCAGGAGGAATACTTACAAGAATATACtgaaaagaatgataaaatttCTGCCTCCAAAACAGGCATATTTTCCCATCCAAATGAATACCCTTTACCTTTTTCTTCAGATATGTCAGGACAAGAAAGTGGGAAAACTTTACATAAATTTAAGACTACAagtatgttttctgtttctggtgATGAAGATAATGTGAAATGTCTTGAGGTGGTTTCAATATATTATACCCTACCGAGGAAGCACAGCAAAAAATTCTGTGACCTTCTTCAAAAGTATACACAAAACATCGATTCACTTACAGAATCAATTAAAGCGGGGACTAAAACATCTCCTAATGCTTTAGAAAAAGACCAACTGAATTGTCCTGCGCAAGACCAGTCAGGAACACCTTTGTCTAAAGATACCTCTGCTCAGGAGACCAGCCATCCTTCTCATATCACTGAAAATATGACTGTTTTACAATTACCAAGTGTTGAGTCCTCAGAATCTGCATTACAGGAAATGGCTTCTATTGAAACAGATGTTTCTCTTCATAAACGAGAACCTAAAACTGGAGAAATTTCCCCATACAACTTAGCTACAACACCTCCATCTAATTCacaaagcaggaaaaagaaagagaaaaaattgcaAAGTGAAACTGTGTTTACTTCACCaatgcttcaggaaaaaaaagttacaagAGAGAAATCTGAAAATTGTCCACAATCCATTAAATCAGATGACAGTGGTTTTTCTAACCTCCCAGCCCATTCAGAAGAGAATGTTGAAAACTCCCACATCATAAGAAGTTCTGGGGAGCATACAGGTAGTGATACAGCCATTACAACTACTGGAAGTCTTCAAAAAGATATCTCAGGTGTAGTTACAGAGGAGAGCTCCAATGGATTGCAGCCTAGGGAAGTCAGAGGGGAAATTAGAACAGATTTCCCAAAAGACTCTGAGAAAACACTTTCTGACTCAGAAAGCCAAGTCTTTGCTCTTACTCCAGCCTTGAGTAAACTACAGCTTGATGAGGAGACTTGTTCAAGTGAACCAGATTTAGACAGTTCACAGTCTGAACCCAGGGAGCTACCTGAAAGAAGACAGGAGGTAAATATGACAGAGAGCAAGGCTAAAGATGAAATGCAGAAGTTGGCATGGAATCAAGGTTCACTTCCTGAAGGaggtaataaaagtaaaaaaggcTTGGCTGACCTAGAAAAAGGGAAAAGCAGATCTTCAGTTAAACACAGATTGGCAGCTATGTCCAAAGGCAGCAGAAAATTTCCAGCTAAAGATTTATACCCTAGAAGACATGTAGCTACTATCTTTCCCCAAAGTAGGAACAGTTCTGGCTTTAGCAGTTTGTCCCTTGACACAACAGAGTGCAACTCACCGTCCCTTGAGCCTACTTTAAAGTCCACAGAAACCACAGATGAATGCAGGTTAAGTAATGATGGAATAAATGTGGAGACATCCGAGAACCCTCTCCAGCTTACTGCAGTATCCAATAGAGAAGCTTCTACACCCTTAAGTAATCAGAAGTCCAACAACATTTCACAACTGCATCAAAACGAGTTTAAAAATATCTCAGAATCACAACCAAAGTGTGAGAATTCTGAGGATGTAACAGTAGCTCAGATTTTGGAAAGAGAATCAGGAGCCCTGGCCCAATCCACGTTGATCAGCCCCAGGGAAGCAGACGTCCCTGACCATCAGAGGAGGTCGAAACCCCCTTTTCAACTGGAGCCTGTAGAGAAATCTACGGTTTGCATCCCATTGACCAGTTGTCAGCAAGGACAAAGCAGTGCTTCATCTCTGGAGTGTGAACGTCAGCTACACCCCTATCGTTCAGAGAGCTTAAAAAGTGTCAACGTACATGGTGATATACTACGAATAAGTCATCCTCCAAAAGTCAGAGAGCGCCATTTCTCTGAAAGCACTTCTATTGATGATGTCCTGAGTCGACTGACCCTTAGGAATGAATTCTGTAACAACAGCGGGTACAGTCGAAGATTTAAATCTTTTTCTGAACTTCCCTCCtgtggtgaaaatgaaagttgggCTTTGAACAACAGCAGGACAAAAATGGGTCCTAGGTCTGCAACATCTATATCCAGGCCTATTGACTATGGGATTTTTGGGAAAGAACAACAGCTGGCTTTCTTGGAGAATGTAAAGAGGTCACTCACACAAGGGAGATTATGGAAACCAAGTTTTCTTAAGAACCCTGgcttcctgaaagatgatgtaaTTAACCCTGCTAACCCGACAGAGTCATTGACTTCAAATTCTCCTAGTAACCAGAGGCCAGAGGATGGCTTATCTCTAAGTGCGCCACTTAATATCTATGAAGAGGATCCAGTAGACTCAGACTGTGACACAGACACGACCACGGATGACGAATACTACTTGGATGAAAATGACAAAGAATCAGAACTGTGA